A segment of the Fibrobacter succinogenes subsp. succinogenes S85 genome:
CCGAACGCAACCACATCACGCCGGACGATAAGGACTTTGGTGCGCATGTGGGGCTTACGGATTGTGGGCGCCGCCAGGCGGTAGCGCTTGGGAAAATGATTCCTGCGATTGGCGATGCGGTGTACTTTTCGAGCCCGGTCGGGCGTTGTATGGAAACCGCGAAGTGCATTGGCGAGGGCCGCAAGCTCGCTGGCTTTGGAGTATGCTCGGGCGCCTCGGTGAATGTCACGCCGCTCAATGAACTTGGCGATTTCTTTGTTCGTGATGTACCTACATATGAGCAGACTTTGCGAGAAGGCTTTTACGAAGGGATCTGTGAGTGGCTAGACTCTGGAAAACACGATGCATTTTTCCCTTTGCATGAACGTGCTGAACAGATGCGCGAGATGATGTTTGCAAAAGGCGATACCCGCTTCAACATCTTCGTGACGCACGATGCCTGGATTGTGCCGTGCCTTTCGCATTTTTGCAATTTTAAATTTGAGCCGAAATGCTGGATGAACTTCTTGACGGGTATTGCTTTTGAACGCCCTGAAAAAGGCGATGTGAAAGTCACGCCCATTACCGCCATGGAAACGGGCTGGCTGCATTTTTAGGCTATGGGGTATGAGGTCGGCACTGCGTGCCTTTGAGGTATGGGCTAGATATATGACGGATCGGATCCGCCATCTCTCGTCTCTCGTCTGAGAGCGAAGCGTTCTCTCGTCTAAAAAAATATACATTAACGGTATGATGCAGTCGAATTGTTATCGCCGTATTTTTGTACTTGGTTCTGGTTTCAGCAAGTCTTTCTCGCCGCAGATGCCCACGCTCCGCGACTTGAATGAACTTATCCCTTTTGGAATCCCGGACGAGTTCCCGCATTTTCGCGATTACTGCAAGCGCTTTTTGACGCTCTGCAACGGCGATAGCGATTACCTTGGCATTGAGCCTTTGGCGACTTCCATTCTCTCAGCGCAGATTTTCCCGGGCGAGCGTGAACGTCTTTACCATGCATCGCTCCGTTTTGAACTGTTGCGCTTTATCGCAAGCGTCATCCGTCGCGATAACGATGTGCTTGATGAATCTGCTGCTGCGATTCTCAAGAAATTTTTGGTGTCTTGCGAAAACGATTCAGCGTCAGGTTCCCGCGAAACGCTTTTGCTCTCGTTCAATTACGACACACTTATTGAAACTGCAATTGCCAAGGATAAGGAACTTTGCGAACAAGTTTCTGTGGACTATGGCGTTAAAATTGACCCTGCCGATCGCTCGGCAAAACGCGGAAAGAAAACTCGGACGATAGACCTCATCAAATTGCACGGCTCGCTCAACTGGTTCCCCGTCAAGGGCGCAAGCGACGAACTTGACCTGAAAAATGTCTGTGAAGTTGAACCGCAAGACCGCAGTTTTCCCATCTACTGCGAAGACACGCCCATCTTCATTCCGATGGCGCATGCCAAGGAATCTTTCTTGCGTGGGAGTCTTTTCAACTTGCTATGGTCCAAGGCGGATTACTATTTGAAAAATGCCGAAGAGATTTACTTTATCGGTTACGGTTTCCCGAAGACGGACATCAACAATCTGGAATTTCTGTTGCGCCATCGCGACCGCTTCAAGAAGGTTGTTGTATTTGAACGTGAAGGCCACAATGACTTGCAACGCTTACAGAAACTGCTCGGCGAAAGTCTCGTCGAGTCCTGCGATGCTAAGGAATTTTTAGAGAAACTGAAGTAGCAGTCTGGATGAACCTTATCTACTTCAGCAAAAACGATTTTTCGTAGACTTTGCCATTGACGTTTAATACGCCAACGTATCTTCCGCGCGTTAAATTTACGGCATCAAACATTTCGTAATGTAGCCCTGCCGCACGACGGCCGATGTTTTGCGTTTTCACAGTGCGGCCCAGCATGTCAAGCAGCGAAAAATTCACAACTGCAGCAGACGGGATTTCAAAGCGGATTTCAATTTTTCCATTTTTGAGCAAAGCTCCGAATGAACGTTTGTTCGGAATTATCCTACTCCGTGCAATAGCAACCTTTCCGCCATTAGGATCATCATCCAGACTGTTTTCCTTAATTTTTTTTGCGATGAATTCGTCGTTAAAAGTGGGGTAAGACTTTCCTTCATCAAATTTCCAGACATTTTCATCCCACCCTACAAAAGAAGATTTCATCATCATCTCGGCAGTGGTAAGGCCTTCGCCTCCATTACTTGTTTTCATTCCCGACAGTTCTGAATCCCAATACGAATTGTCACAAGTGCAGTCACTACCAACACCAATTAACCCTCCCCAATACTCACCATTATGTCTTCTTAGCATGGTATTCGCTGCATAGCTTGTCGAAACATTCCCTTCAGATATTTTTATCAAAGAATCTTCTGCTATCAAGTATTGTCCCGCGATGTATCCTACAAGTCCACCAACCGTTTTTTCGCCGATGATATCAGTTTGTGCATATGAGTTTTCTATAAGGCCGGTATTCGACCCTGCAATTCCGCCGATAACACGTTCGCCCTCGATTTTCCCGATGGCGTAAGAGTATTCTATCCGTCCTACATTATCTCCTGCAATTCCGCCTATTTCCATATGCAATCTATATGAATCCATATACGCTTCAGATGGCGATACATCAAACCAGAAACTAGGCGATTTCTTCAATTCTATAGATGAAGCACAAATAGAAATAAGCCCCGTGGAATAGCCGGCTATGCCTCCAACATATTCGACTTCAGAGGTGAGGGGAACGATCGACCCTTTAGTTTGTCCGTTGATTATGTTTCCCTTGTTGATGCCAACGATTCCACCGATTCGTCTTTTCCGTGCTTGGATATTTACGTCAACAGTTGCGTTGATTATTTCCGCTTCTGAAACTCCGGCGATGCCGCCGACATCGTTCGTTCCTTCTATATCTCCCTGGTAAGAGACGCCATACAAGATTGCATTAACAGCATCGGTATTCGTATATGTTCCCGCTATGCCTCCAACGTGGTCTTTTCCTTGAATTTTCCCGTTTGTGACGTGGACATTCTGTATGCGCCCGTTTGAAAATCCGGCAACGCTCGCGACATATTCAGAATCCCCGAGAACTTCTATTTTGTCAAATTTCAGATTAACAATCGAACCTTTGAGTCTTGATACAAATGCTAAATTCGGCTGTGACGGGTAAAGGATATGCAAGCCACTAATGGCGTGATTTTGTCCGTTAATACTTCCCGTGAAAACGGTATCGCCTGCATCGTCTTTTTGCAAACCGATGGGCATAAAGCCATTGCAAATTTCGCCTCTGCAACTTTCGTTTTGAGAGATTGATGCATCAACATCTGTTGCTAGAACGTAATTTTTTGAATAGAGGTAAGAACCCTTGCCGATTGCTTTGAGGTCTTCATAATCGTCTATCTGGAACGGATTTTGGGTGGAACCGTCGCCTTTCATGGTTGCATTTGCGGCGTTCGCCTGAATCGCAAGCATCCCGAGTATCGCAAAAAAAGCAAATTTCATATTCATATTTCCTCCCTATTCTACTTTATAAAAAGTTAGCAAAAAACATCGTGTCAACAAAATAGACCCGATGTTGCAGTATAAATGAAGTGGTTGTTTTTAAAATTCCGGCGCCTTGAAATGCCCGTAAAGTTCGCGACCGTCAAATACCCAGACGACTGCTTTTTTGCCTTCCAAAAAGCTCTCTTTGCCTTTGAACATTTGCGGGCCGATGTTGCCACCGCCGACTTTGCTGATGGAATATGTTTCGACGCTTGTCGCTGCTGCGATGTATGCGCCGATTTGCGCTCCGTAAGATTTGCCCTGGCCGACGTTACTATCGCCGATGACGACGATGGGTGCTTTTTTGGAACCGCGATACTTGTAGCCGTCGGTGCCTAAAACTTTTTGTTCTTTTATTTTGTACTCAATTTCGTTGCCATGGAGCAAATCGTAGAGGTTCCCGGTGCCATCGACAATGGTATCGCGCATCGGGTAGCGCTTACGGTTCATGCCGTAGAGGAGCGGTGCAATAGAATCTGCCGCCATGTTGGCGAGCACGAGTCTTGCGGGGCCTGTGCAGTGGCTTTCGTACGGCTCGAACATGGGCGTTTCGGTGCCGAGTTTTTTGTGGAGGTCCTTGAGGTTTTCAAGCGCATCGATGACGGTCACGTTGTGCTTGCGGAGCTTGTCGACCCATTTCTTGTATTGCGGGAGTTTGATTCCTTTTTTTGCCTTGTCGGAATACTGCTCAGGGACGACTAAGAGTTTATCGGGAACTGGTACGACAATGAGCTTGATGCCACGCGCTTCGAGAGAGTCCTTGAAGGCGATGATTTGCGGCGTGTTGTCATTCCAGCGCTTGGTGGCATTCAGCAGGCTTTCTTGCAAAAAGAGCCAGCCGTCCTTGCCTTCGACAACGCAAGTGACTTCTTCGGTGGTGCTGCCGCATTTCTTCATATCGCGCGTCATCTGCTTCTGGAGTTCGGATGCGGCGTTTGCCTGTGCGGGCCACAAAGTGCATAAAGCGAAAAGCGCCACGAGGGCGCTCTTCGTTACTTTAAGCCATTTGCAGACGGATGATTTTCTAATCACTAACCACCAACCACTGTTTACTAACCACTAGGTTACTTGATCAACGATTCTCCGGATTCCACGCTCTGGTAGATGAGGGTGTTGATGGTCATCGGGCCGACACCGCCCGGAACCGGGGTGTATGCGGATGCGACTTCTTCAAGACCCTTTTCGATATCGCCGACGCCGCCCGGATGGTAACCTGCGTCCACGACGACTGCACCCGGCTTGATCCAGGACTTCTTGATGAATTCCGGCTTGCCGACTGCACCCACGAGAATGTCTGCCTGCTTCACGAATTCCGGAAGGTTTTCGGTCTTGCTGTGGCAAATGGTCACGGTGCAGTTCGCGTTGAGGAGCATCATGGCCATCGGCTTTCCGAGGATGGCGCTGCGGCCAACGACCACGGCGTGCTTGCCAGAAAGCGGAATGTTGTAAGCCTTGAGGAGACGCATGATGCCGGCTGGCGTTGCGCAGCCGTAAGCACGCTCGCCCATGGACATGCGACCAAAGCCGAGGCAGGTCACACCGTCTACGTCCTTGCGGGCGTCAATAGCTTCGAATGCGGCTCGTTCGTCAATGTGGCGCGGAACCGGGTGCTGCAAAAGGATGCCATGCACGTTCGGGTTTTCGTTGAGTTCCTGAATCTTGTTGAGGAGCTCTTCGGTCGTGGTGTTCTTGTCCATCACCACGCGGATGCTTTCCATACCGACGCGAGCGCAGGCGTTGCCTTTCATCTTGACGTAAGTGGCGCTAGCCGGATCGTCGCCCACGAGGATCGTTGCAAGAATCGGGGTCTTGCCGGTCTTTTCCTTGAGGCTCGCCACGCGGGCGCTGAGTTCTTCTTCAGTAGTCTTGGCAAGAGCCTTGCCATCGAGAATGAGTGCTGCCATAAAATCTCCGTTTTTCCCAAATTTAAAAAATTTGGGCTTATCGCTAAAGGGATTTTTTCTTTAAAAAAGCAAAGCCCGCTTGAGGGCGGGCGTTTCGGAGTTAAAGTATGAACTTTAAATTACAGATTTTCGATGATTGACGGGATGATGACGCTTACGATTGCCCACGGATAGGAGAGGGCTCCCTTAAGCCAGCCGGTCGAGGAGTAAACAGGTTCAGGTTTCTTGAAGAACTTGAGCTCGTTACTGTTTTTTAACGTGGATTCTGCGACAACTTTACCTAAGGAGTCTTTAACGTTATCAATAGACTCATCAAACAGCCTTTTCTGGGCTGCAGCAGAATCAATATAACACTTAAAGCTGTTTTTCATTGTAAATTTTCCTTTCAGCGGTAAGATAGCAAAAAAGTAAGTTTTTTTAAAGGGGTAGTGTGTGATTTTCTTTACATTTATAGTAAATTAGAGATAATGCTCACATTTTTTCCCGTTTTTGGGCTAAAAAAAGTATTTTTAAGGGGCGTAATTCAGTATCGGATCTGATTTTATGAAATTTTTTCGTTGTTTACCAGTAATTTTTATTGGGGGAGCTCTTGTGGCATGCGGTGGCAGTAAACCTGCTCCTGCTGTTGATTTGACCCCTGTTCCTGCACCTGTGGAGCCCGAAAAAGTCTCTACGGCTCCCGAGTTGACGCCTGTGCCGGAACCTAGCGAGGTTCATGAACAGAAAGTGTTCCTAGACAATGCTGTTGACCGCTACAGCTATGCGTTGGGTGTTGACTTTGGCAGGGCTCTTTCCAATATCAATGTGCCTGTAAAGCTTGATGTCCTCATTGATGCCATGAAAGATGTACTCGATTCCAGCCGTGAAATCCTTATGTCGGATTCTATGTCCGAGGCTGCCCTTCAGGACTTGCTGAACCAGATGCAAATCCAGAAGGATGTCGACGAGGCCGCTGCGGCACGCAAGGCGCTTAGCGACCAGGCGGCTTTCCTTTCAAAAAATATCCAGGATCCGAGAATCTGGGTTACAAAAAAAGGCGTGCAGTACCTGATGCTCAAGGAAGGGACGGGCATTAAGCCTAAGCTGACCGACAAGGTGCAGGTGCATTATGTGGGTACGCTTCTCAATGGTACGGAATTTGACAGTAGCATCAAGCGTGGTGCGCCGATGGAATTCCCGGTGACCTCCGTAATTGAAGGCTGGCAGGACCTGCTCCTGGAAATGAAGGTCGGCGAGAAGGTAAGGGCCTGGATCCCGAGTGCGCTTGCTTATGGCGAGGCGGGTGCTCCGCCATCAATTCCGCCTAACGCGCTCCTTGTTTTCGAGGTGGAGCTGCTGCAGGTTTTCCCGGCGAAGTAAAAATGCCAAATATTTGTTCAAATGGCGAAGGATGTTCTGTCCTTCGCTTTTTGTGTTGCTACTTTTTAAGCCATGAGTACAGCGTCTGATTTTTATTCTCAGCACTTCGAAGTTGCCGGGTTCATCCGGGAAGTGTTTGGCTACATGGATAGGTTCAAGGGCCAGCTTTTCGTCTTGAAGATTGACGATAGCCTGATGGACCATCCGATGTTCCCCGTGCTGATGCGCGATATCGCCCTTTTGCATAAGGCGGGCATTCGCATCATTATCGTGCCTGGCACGCGAAATAGCATCGACGCTCAGCTCAAGGCCTGGGACCTTGAGACGGAATTCCATAATGGCGTAAGACTCACGAACGAGGAAGCGCTCCCGCTTGTGGAACAGGCTTCCTTGGGTGTGGCACAGCGCATCATGAGCCATCTCACGGCGAGCGGTCTCAGCGGTATTCAGGGCAACTGGATTTTGGCACGCAGCATGGGTGTCATCAACGGTATTGACTACATGCGCACTGGTCGCATAGAACGCATCCAGCGCGACCTGCTCGAACAACTCATGAACGAGAAGTTCGTGCCGATCATCCCGCCGATTGGCTGGAACAAGATTGGACGCGCCTACAATATTTCAAGTACGGAACTTGCTACCGAACTTTGCAAGTACCTTAAAGTCGGAAAGCTCTTCTTTATCGGAAGCGAAAGCGGCATCAAGCTTGAAGGTCTTGTAACGGGCAAGAATACGAAGCACCTGGAACCGACCGACAATGGGCTTATTTCGGCAATGGATGTGGACCAGGCAAAGGAACTTCTGGAGCTCAACTCCGATGTACTAGACTTTGCGCAGATGGATTATTTGATGAACGCCATCCATGCATGCGAAGCGGGTGCGAACCGTGTGCATTTGCTCAGCGGTGAATTCCAGGGTAGCGTGCTGCAGGAAGTGTTCTCGGCCCGCGGTGACGGAACCATGGTGTACGCAAACCAGTACTCCAGTATCCGCCCGGCAACGATTGAAGACATCCCGGATATCTTACGCATCATGCAGGATTACATCGCGAAGGGCTATCTTGTACCGCGTACGC
Coding sequences within it:
- a CDS encoding histidine phosphatase family protein, which translates into the protein MTNDFVQISDFFAQVDWNSKIYLLLRHAERNHITPDDKDFGAHVGLTDCGRRQAVALGKMIPAIGDAVYFSSPVGRCMETAKCIGEGRKLAGFGVCSGASVNVTPLNELGDFFVRDVPTYEQTLREGFYEGICEWLDSGKHDAFFPLHERAEQMREMMFAKGDTRFNIFVTHDAWIVPCLSHFCNFKFEPKCWMNFLTGIAFERPEKGDVKVTPITAMETGWLHF
- a CDS encoding alginate O-acetyltransferase AlgX-related protein — its product is MIRKSSVCKWLKVTKSALVALFALCTLWPAQANAASELQKQMTRDMKKCGSTTEEVTCVVEGKDGWLFLQESLLNATKRWNDNTPQIIAFKDSLEARGIKLIVVPVPDKLLVVPEQYSDKAKKGIKLPQYKKWVDKLRKHNVTVIDALENLKDLHKKLGTETPMFEPYESHCTGPARLVLANMAADSIAPLLYGMNRKRYPMRDTIVDGTGNLYDLLHGNEIEYKIKEQKVLGTDGYKYRGSKKAPIVVIGDSNVGQGKSYGAQIGAYIAAATSVETYSISKVGGGNIGPQMFKGKESFLEGKKAVVWVFDGRELYGHFKAPEF
- a CDS encoding SIR2 family protein, producing MMQSNCYRRIFVLGSGFSKSFSPQMPTLRDLNELIPFGIPDEFPHFRDYCKRFLTLCNGDSDYLGIEPLATSILSAQIFPGERERLYHASLRFELLRFIASVIRRDNDVLDESAAAILKKFLVSCENDSASGSRETLLLSFNYDTLIETAIAKDKELCEQVSVDYGVKIDPADRSAKRGKKTRTIDLIKLHGSLNWFPVKGASDELDLKNVCEVEPQDRSFPIYCEDTPIFIPMAHAKESFLRGSLFNLLWSKADYYLKNAEEIYFIGYGFPKTDINNLEFLLRHRDRFKKVVVFEREGHNDLQRLQKLLGESLVESCDAKEFLEKLK
- the argA gene encoding amino-acid N-acetyltransferase, with translation MSTASDFYSQHFEVAGFIREVFGYMDRFKGQLFVLKIDDSLMDHPMFPVLMRDIALLHKAGIRIIIVPGTRNSIDAQLKAWDLETEFHNGVRLTNEEALPLVEQASLGVAQRIMSHLTASGLSGIQGNWILARSMGVINGIDYMRTGRIERIQRDLLEQLMNEKFVPIIPPIGWNKIGRAYNISSTELATELCKYLKVGKLFFIGSESGIKLEGLVTGKNTKHLEPTDNGLISAMDVDQAKELLELNSDVLDFAQMDYLMNAIHACEAGANRVHLLSGEFQGSVLQEVFSARGDGTMVYANQYSSIRPATIEDIPDILRIMQDYIAKGYLVPRTQDSISEKLEDYVVYSIDNSIHGCGALHAFEDGMAEVAGIAVGANYRKSGIGEAIVRHLISLGRMKGYKTLFLLTTLALDWFYQLGFEDGTVEELPKSKREHYNQKRKSRILMLPLNK
- a CDS encoding FKBP-type peptidyl-prolyl cis-trans isomerase; its protein translation is MACGGSKPAPAVDLTPVPAPVEPEKVSTAPELTPVPEPSEVHEQKVFLDNAVDRYSYALGVDFGRALSNINVPVKLDVLIDAMKDVLDSSREILMSDSMSEAALQDLLNQMQIQKDVDEAAAARKALSDQAAFLSKNIQDPRIWVTKKGVQYLMLKEGTGIKPKLTDKVQVHYVGTLLNGTEFDSSIKRGAPMEFPVTSVIEGWQDLLLEMKVGEKVRAWIPSALAYGEAGAPPSIPPNALLVFEVELLQVFPAK
- the folD gene encoding bifunctional methylenetetrahydrofolate dehydrogenase/methenyltetrahydrofolate cyclohydrolase FolD, with protein sequence MAALILDGKALAKTTEEELSARVASLKEKTGKTPILATILVGDDPASATYVKMKGNACARVGMESIRVVMDKNTTTEELLNKIQELNENPNVHGILLQHPVPRHIDERAAFEAIDARKDVDGVTCLGFGRMSMGERAYGCATPAGIMRLLKAYNIPLSGKHAVVVGRSAILGKPMAMMLLNANCTVTICHSKTENLPEFVKQADILVGAVGKPEFIKKSWIKPGAVVVDAGYHPGGVGDIEKGLEEVASAYTPVPGGVGPMTINTLIYQSVESGESLIK